From a single Aneurinibacillus sp. REN35 genomic region:
- a CDS encoding RidA family protein — MKNTTSNESRIEKRLKELGIELPEVPKPAAIYIPAQQTGNLVYTSGQDCRKDGVLIYEGKVGKDLTVEQGQEAARQTMINCLAVLKGHLGNLDRVKKVVKLLGFVNSAPGFVEQPYVINGASKLLEEVFGEAGKHARSAISSNELPFNTPVEIEMIVEVE; from the coding sequence ATGAAAAACACTACGTCAAATGAAAGCCGCATTGAGAAGAGATTAAAAGAGCTGGGAATCGAATTACCGGAAGTTCCAAAGCCTGCAGCTATTTATATTCCAGCGCAGCAAACGGGCAATCTGGTGTATACTTCTGGCCAGGATTGCCGTAAGGATGGAGTATTAATCTATGAAGGAAAAGTGGGGAAGGATTTAACCGTCGAGCAGGGACAGGAAGCTGCTCGTCAAACAATGATTAATTGTCTGGCGGTTTTAAAAGGTCATTTGGGCAACCTAGATCGAGTTAAAAAAGTTGTGAAATTACTTGGCTTCGTAAATAGCGCACCAGGGTTTGTTGAGCAGCCCTATGTGATAAATGGTGCTTCCAAATTATTAGAAGAGGTATTCGGAGAGGCAGGAAAGCATGCGCGTTCCGCTATTTCATCTAACGAACTGCCATTTAATACACCCGTAGAAATCGAAATGATTGTGGAAGTGGAGTAG
- the rlmD gene encoding 23S rRNA (uracil(1939)-C(5))-methyltransferase RlmD, whose amino-acid sequence MANTSRTNKRTAALTPANLPLAKNETVDVVIEDLTHEGNGVARYKGYTLFVPGALPDERIMAKATKLKKQFGYARLVEIIEPAASRTTPPCPIYQRCGGCTLQHMDYEAQLAFKRKLVEDNLKRIGKIEGVPVHPTLGMADPWRYRNKAQVPIGEEEGGLIGGFYAARSHDIINMEACLIQHEKTDEVIARVKEIAHKHGVRAYDEETHRGQLRHVVTKIGFATGQIMIVLITNGEHLPNKDAFVEELAQAVPGTASIVQNINTKRTNVIFGETTRVLWGEEYIYDTIGDVKFAISARSFYQVNPVQTERLYSTALAYAALTGEENVIDAYCGIGTISLFLAQKAKQVFGVEIVPDAIEDAKRNAELNGMDNVTFAVGEAETVIPQWYEEGNAADVIVVDPPRKGCDERLLATILAMKPARVVYVSCNPATLARDLRILEDGGYATVEVQPVDMFPHTNHVECVVKLYLKDRK is encoded by the coding sequence TTGGCAAATACATCACGTACCAACAAGCGCACAGCCGCATTGACACCTGCCAATCTGCCGCTCGCAAAAAACGAGACGGTGGACGTCGTGATCGAAGATTTGACACATGAAGGCAACGGGGTTGCGCGCTATAAAGGATATACACTGTTCGTGCCAGGCGCGCTGCCGGACGAACGCATAATGGCCAAGGCGACCAAGCTGAAAAAGCAGTTCGGCTATGCACGCCTTGTAGAAATCATAGAGCCGGCCGCAAGCCGCACCACGCCACCATGTCCCATCTACCAGCGCTGCGGCGGCTGTACGCTGCAGCACATGGATTATGAGGCGCAGCTCGCCTTCAAGCGCAAGCTGGTGGAGGACAACCTGAAGCGGATTGGTAAGATTGAAGGCGTGCCGGTGCATCCTACGCTCGGCATGGCTGATCCGTGGCGCTACCGAAACAAGGCCCAGGTGCCGATCGGCGAGGAAGAAGGCGGATTGATCGGTGGGTTTTATGCTGCGCGCTCGCATGACATCATCAACATGGAAGCCTGTCTCATCCAGCACGAAAAAACCGATGAGGTCATTGCGCGCGTCAAGGAGATTGCACATAAGCACGGTGTGCGCGCCTATGATGAAGAAACGCACCGCGGCCAGCTCCGCCATGTTGTGACCAAGATCGGCTTTGCGACCGGACAAATCATGATCGTGCTCATCACGAACGGCGAACATCTGCCGAACAAGGATGCGTTCGTAGAAGAACTCGCGCAGGCTGTTCCCGGCACCGCCAGCATCGTACAGAACATTAACACGAAGCGGACGAATGTGATTTTTGGAGAGACGACCCGCGTGCTGTGGGGTGAGGAATACATTTATGACACGATTGGTGACGTGAAATTCGCCATCTCCGCTCGCTCGTTCTATCAGGTTAACCCTGTGCAGACGGAGCGCCTCTATAGCACTGCGCTTGCCTACGCGGCACTGACGGGGGAAGAGAATGTAATTGATGCGTACTGCGGCATCGGTACAATATCACTGTTCCTTGCGCAGAAGGCGAAGCAGGTCTTCGGTGTGGAGATTGTTCCGGATGCGATCGAGGATGCGAAGCGGAATGCGGAGTTGAACGGCATGGACAATGTGACCTTTGCTGTCGGGGAGGCGGAAACCGTGATTCCGCAGTGGTATGAGGAAGGAAACGCTGCGGATGTGATCGTGGTGGACCCGCCGCGCAAGGGCTGTGACGAGCGGCTTCTGGCTACGATTCTGGCAATGAAGCCTGCGCGGGTCGTGTATGTGTCCTGCAATCCGGCCACGCTGGCCCGCGATCTTCGGATTCTTGAGGATGGCGGCTATGCGACGGTAGAGGTGCAGCCGGTGGATATGTTTCCGCATACGAATCATGTGGAGTGCGTGGTAAAGCTATATTTGAAGGATAGAAAGTAA
- a CDS encoding sodium:solute symporter family transporter, whose amino-acid sequence MNLGISSIDLAIIVLYIIGTLFIGWYVSKRVSGYEDFSIGGRSFGPFILAATFGATNFSTWSLVGKPGMVYGSGISVVWLAWNAMACVAAAVFFIPIYRKLRYHTMSEIFEDRYNGVNRGLISILWILADTFNRYGVTVFASALILSLILDVSVNYMILLMAVLVLALTFIGGIVSVVITDAIQFVLMWAGLFIGSIYILSHFNGLSGLVESVPANLVDWVPSAASATGWPWIIALTVLGFPYFITSQFVMQRGLGAKTVNVARWGMLFAAVLAIPMAIMEIIPGLAARVMLDPETVKNMNPDMIGPEIYLQLLPVGAVGIFFSSLLAAGMSTADSALCGASSLFTEDFYKKARPNLSEKHYLKVTRMATIVLCVIGTAWAFLVPKLGGVINSILTIIAITDMPIFIIICLAVFWRKMNAKGALAAILSGTIAGGIVSSVGMGVGGIQNLAITTATSTLTALTMGIIISLVTSRNTVEQKRVDNFFSKLSAADKEL is encoded by the coding sequence ATGAATCTAGGAATTTCTAGTATCGATCTAGCGATTATAGTTCTTTATATCATCGGAACTCTTTTTATAGGCTGGTATGTTTCAAAGAGAGTTTCCGGATATGAAGATTTCTCCATAGGTGGACGCTCCTTCGGCCCTTTTATTTTAGCAGCAACTTTTGGGGCCACTAATTTTTCCACATGGAGCCTTGTTGGAAAGCCGGGTATGGTTTATGGTTCGGGAATTTCCGTAGTATGGCTCGCTTGGAATGCCATGGCGTGTGTAGCGGCAGCCGTATTTTTTATTCCGATCTATCGAAAGCTGCGCTACCATACGATGTCTGAAATTTTCGAAGATAGATATAACGGTGTAAATAGAGGATTAATCAGTATCCTGTGGATTTTGGCTGATACATTTAATCGATATGGCGTAACCGTTTTTGCTTCAGCGCTTATTTTGAGTTTAATATTGGATGTTTCGGTTAATTATATGATCCTTCTAATGGCGGTATTGGTGCTAGCTTTGACCTTTATTGGTGGAATCGTCTCTGTCGTTATTACGGATGCGATTCAATTCGTTCTGATGTGGGCGGGGCTGTTTATAGGGTCCATTTATATTTTAAGTCACTTTAACGGGTTGAGTGGTCTCGTTGAATCTGTACCTGCGAATCTAGTTGACTGGGTACCATCAGCAGCAAGTGCGACGGGTTGGCCGTGGATTATTGCCTTAACGGTGTTAGGCTTCCCGTATTTTATTACCAGCCAGTTTGTTATGCAGCGCGGATTGGGAGCAAAGACGGTTAACGTAGCAAGGTGGGGCATGCTTTTTGCGGCAGTGCTAGCTATTCCTATGGCGATTATGGAAATCATCCCTGGTCTTGCAGCGAGGGTCATGCTTGATCCTGAGACAGTAAAAAACATGAATCCGGATATGATCGGGCCGGAAATTTATTTGCAGCTTTTGCCTGTAGGAGCGGTAGGGATCTTTTTCTCCTCTCTATTGGCTGCCGGAATGTCAACGGCGGATTCGGCATTGTGTGGAGCATCCTCTCTATTTACAGAAGATTTTTACAAAAAGGCTAGACCGAATCTGTCTGAAAAGCATTACTTAAAGGTTACTCGTATGGCAACGATTGTTCTCTGTGTGATTGGGACTGCGTGGGCGTTTTTAGTACCGAAGCTGGGTGGGGTAATTAATTCGATCTTAACGATTATCGCTATTACGGATATGCCTATCTTTATTATTATCTGTTTAGCGGTGTTCTGGAGAAAAATGAATGCCAAGGGTGCATTAGCAGCTATTTTAAGCGGAACGATTGCGGGTGGAATTGTATCCTCCGTTGGAATGGGTGTCGGTGGAATTCAGAACTTAGCGATCACGACTGCGACTAGTACTTTAACAGCTCTGACGATGGGAATCATCATTAGCTTGGTTACATCTAGAAATACTGTTGAACAAAAAAGAGTGGACAACTTCTTTTCGAAGCTTTCAGCAGCAGACAAAGAACTCTAA
- a CDS encoding DUF6933 domain-containing protein, whose amino-acid sequence MLTIQCTKKLSEELNVNISENKLVHTNPLYSWHAHLFLWNRRKCVLVMNNKTRYNFVLFGLRKDDFKRFDDIVVQAIAENLSADGANKVNIEKYIQNCHEVSYAATSDRSIISQVNEMIMAAKHSMEQDKLDGIEVKSYELNRWLNRYVMMKLPKLYSGETMLEELLNDNV is encoded by the coding sequence ATGCTTACAATTCAATGCACCAAAAAGCTTTCTGAGGAGTTAAACGTCAACATATCGGAAAACAAGTTAGTACATACGAATCCGCTTTATTCGTGGCATGCGCATCTGTTTCTATGGAACCGTCGCAAATGTGTGCTGGTGATGAATAATAAGACAAGATACAATTTTGTTCTGTTTGGTCTCAGGAAGGATGACTTCAAACGATTTGATGACATCGTTGTTCAAGCGATAGCTGAGAACCTATCCGCAGATGGGGCGAATAAGGTCAATATTGAAAAGTATATACAGAACTGCCACGAGGTTTCATATGCCGCGACAAGCGATCGAAGTATTATCAGTCAGGTTAATGAGATGATAATGGCTGCTAAGCATAGCATGGAACAGGACAAGCTTGATGGAATCGAGGTAAAAAGTTACGAACTTAATCGCTGGTTGAATCGCTACGTTATGATGAAGTTGCCAAAGCTGTATTCTGGAGAAACGATGCTTGAAGAATTGCTCAATGATAATGTCTAG
- a CDS encoding helix-turn-helix transcriptional regulator codes for MENIKDELPLLQGIIKGIANQFGQNCEVVLLDLSNFEEVGSVIVSIENGHVTGRKVGDSGTNLGLEVLRGTDREGDKHNYVTQTKAGRVLRSTTMYIRNSNNVPIGCICINLDITDLIMAEKTIHEFAQVREINKEVKEFFVNDVNELLDHLLQEAQEHVGKPVALMLKEDKMKGIKYLDQKGAFLIKKSSDKVCTYFDISKYTLYTYLDLVREEEDRKQKERPLI; via the coding sequence TTGGAAAACATTAAAGATGAGTTGCCTCTTTTACAAGGCATCATAAAAGGAATTGCAAATCAGTTTGGACAAAACTGTGAGGTAGTGTTACTGGACTTATCGAATTTTGAAGAAGTCGGCAGTGTTATTGTTTCCATTGAAAACGGACACGTAACAGGCAGAAAGGTTGGAGATTCCGGAACCAATCTTGGCTTGGAAGTACTCAGGGGTACGGATCGAGAGGGAGATAAACATAATTATGTAACACAAACGAAAGCAGGAAGAGTCCTCCGCTCTACAACAATGTATATTAGAAATTCAAACAATGTGCCGATAGGCTGTATTTGTATTAACTTAGACATCACCGATTTAATTATGGCGGAGAAGACGATCCACGAATTCGCGCAGGTAAGAGAGATCAATAAAGAGGTAAAAGAGTTCTTTGTAAATGATGTAAATGAATTGTTGGATCATTTGCTTCAGGAGGCACAGGAGCATGTAGGGAAGCCTGTGGCGTTGATGTTGAAGGAAGACAAGATGAAAGGCATAAAGTATCTGGACCAAAAAGGTGCGTTTCTGATTAAAAAGTCCAGTGATAAGGTGTGCACGTACTTTGATATCTCTAAATATACGCTGTATACGTATCTTGATCTGGTGCGTGAGGAAGAGGATAGGAAGCAGAAGGAACGTCCGCTTATATAG
- a CDS encoding FadR/GntR family transcriptional regulator, with amino-acid sequence MSLMKKSYQIVAEDLQKLIEEGILTPGARLKTIDKLAEQYGVGKSTIREALSQLKARGLIESRQGEGTFVKSSAVTALQQLPVLTVGNREELVHLLQVRKIIETGCAEIAAIAHDEQDEADLKEILTNMAISGDNEEMSRIYDIQFHIAIAKASKNPFLKNMMDSISEVMNYTIRDSRNLWLYSKDGSANRLYQEHYEIFEAIRSRDPKKARRMLEKHLNRVEKALEANLLQ; translated from the coding sequence ATGAGCCTGATGAAAAAAAGCTACCAAATCGTAGCGGAAGATCTGCAGAAATTGATTGAAGAGGGGATTCTTACCCCCGGTGCACGCCTAAAGACCATCGATAAGCTCGCAGAACAATACGGTGTGGGCAAATCAACCATTCGGGAGGCACTAAGCCAGCTTAAAGCACGAGGCTTGATTGAGTCACGGCAGGGAGAAGGGACATTCGTGAAGAGCAGCGCGGTTACAGCGCTACAGCAGCTGCCTGTACTGACCGTAGGCAACCGTGAAGAGCTTGTTCATCTGCTGCAAGTCCGCAAAATTATCGAGACAGGCTGCGCCGAGATTGCAGCGATTGCCCATGATGAACAGGACGAAGCGGATCTAAAAGAAATCCTTACCAACATGGCGATTTCCGGAGACAATGAAGAGATGTCGAGAATTTATGATATCCAATTCCATATAGCGATTGCAAAAGCAAGCAAAAATCCATTTCTCAAAAATATGATGGACAGCATCTCAGAGGTGATGAACTATACGATCCGGGACAGCCGCAACCTGTGGCTGTACAGCAAGGACGGGTCTGCGAATCGCTTGTATCAGGAGCATTATGAAATATTCGAGGCCATCCGCAGCCGTGATCCTAAAAAAGCGCGCCGGATGCTAGAGAAGCATCTGAATCGCGTTGAGAAGGCGCTCGAAGCGAACCTTCTGCAATAA
- a CDS encoding diacylglycerol kinase, with the protein MKRARLIYNPSAGREEVRKRIPDILDVLEEAGYETSCHATKGEGDATAAARKAVENRFDLVIAAGGDGTVYEVINGIAEQRYRPALGIIPAGTTNDFARAIGLPKSIMKAVSVIAKGKPSPIDIGKINNKYFINIAGGGVLTTLTYEVPSKVKTMLGQLAYYIKGIEKLPFLSPMHVRMEIDGRVIDEEIMLFLIANSNSVGGFEKLAPNAKLDDGLFDCIILRKTSLPEFIRIATMALKGDHLKHPDVLYFQTKQLKATSTKRVDINLDGELGSRLPCTFTSLPRHIQLIR; encoded by the coding sequence TTGAAACGAGCTCGGCTTATTTATAATCCCTCCGCCGGACGCGAAGAAGTCCGCAAGCGGATTCCTGATATTTTAGATGTGTTAGAAGAGGCCGGCTATGAAACCTCGTGCCATGCAACCAAGGGAGAGGGAGACGCTACGGCTGCGGCCCGCAAGGCGGTGGAGAACCGGTTCGATCTGGTCATTGCTGCGGGCGGTGACGGAACGGTGTATGAGGTGATCAATGGTATTGCGGAACAGCGCTATCGGCCTGCGCTCGGCATCATTCCCGCAGGAACGACGAACGATTTCGCCCGCGCCATCGGCCTGCCGAAGTCGATTATGAAAGCCGTCAGCGTCATCGCAAAAGGCAAGCCGTCCCCGATCGACATTGGAAAAATCAATAACAAGTATTTTATCAATATTGCGGGCGGCGGAGTTCTCACCACGCTGACCTATGAAGTGCCAAGTAAAGTAAAAACAATGCTTGGTCAGCTTGCCTACTATATTAAAGGGATTGAAAAGCTGCCCTTTCTCTCGCCCATGCATGTACGGATGGAAATTGACGGACGGGTGATTGACGAAGAGATCATGCTGTTTCTCATTGCCAACAGCAACTCGGTCGGCGGATTTGAGAAGCTCGCACCGAATGCCAAGCTCGATGACGGCTTATTTGACTGCATCATTCTTAGAAAAACGTCGCTGCCTGAGTTTATCCGCATCGCTACCATGGCCCTAAAGGGTGACCATCTCAAGCACCCGGACGTTCTTTATTTCCAGACGAAGCAGTTAAAGGCCACCTCGACGAAGCGCGTCGATATCAATCTGGACGGCGAGCTGGGCAGCCGCCTGCCGTGCACATTTACGTCGCTGCCGCGGCACATCCAGCTCATTCGATAA
- a CDS encoding helix-turn-helix domain-containing protein, with the protein MFGTRLKELRQQRQLTQEETARLLNISRGTYAHYEIDKRQPDFATLQKLADFFDVSIDYLLGRTNEPDHLPQFLRDPSVDISAYEGYQDLSPKEQEIVKEQVRHTIKIIKELKDKK; encoded by the coding sequence GTGTTTGGCACCCGGTTAAAGGAGCTTCGTCAGCAGCGGCAGCTTACCCAGGAAGAGACTGCAAGGCTTCTTAACATTTCTCGCGGTACCTATGCCCACTATGAAATCGATAAACGCCAGCCCGACTTTGCCACACTACAGAAGCTGGCTGACTTTTTCGATGTATCAATTGATTATCTGCTTGGCCGCACCAATGAACCGGATCATCTCCCGCAATTCCTCCGCGATCCTTCCGTTGATATTTCTGCTTATGAAGGCTATCAGGATCTCTCACCGAAAGAACAGGAAATTGTCAAAGAGCAAGTGCGGCATACGATAAAAATAATAAAAGAACTAAAGGATAAAAAATAA
- a CDS encoding (Fe-S)-binding protein, translated as MYKAMGADANMNTLTTKPQNTTPACETTNTSLTSKFDMNEIMNCMQCGFCLPSCPTYRQTGKEVASPRGRIALMKGIAQDALQVDHEFEDNMYLCLGCRACETACPAGVPYGSLVETAREVVETRKKEEKKAPWIRDVIFNKVFPYPERIDKMGTALWAAQSAGLQTMAQKTGLINILPRPMAEMQRAVDKIASPAERKKREKVMQPQDGTATLKIGMFKGCIMDVMFYETNQATARVLAKAGCEVVFVEDQACCGALHAHAGEKDGAVELAKRNIEAFEKAGVDFIVNNAGGCGAALKEYHHWFHDDPEWKERAMAFVAKSRDANELLAELPEITFTKEMNMRVTYQDSCHLAHGQGIRNQPRQLIRRIPGIEYIEMIDADSCCGSAGIYNITNFDMSMRILDGKMKNVEQTQAHLIVTSNPGCLLQMKQGIIRAGMQDQMEAVHIMDLLDRAL; from the coding sequence TTGTACAAAGCAATGGGTGCGGATGCAAACATGAACACACTCACAACTAAGCCGCAGAATACAACACCGGCCTGTGAGACGACGAATACATCCTTAACGAGCAAGTTTGACATGAATGAAATTATGAACTGTATGCAGTGCGGCTTTTGTCTTCCATCCTGTCCGACATACCGTCAGACAGGAAAGGAAGTCGCCAGTCCGCGCGGCCGTATCGCCTTAATGAAAGGCATCGCCCAGGATGCGCTGCAGGTGGATCATGAATTCGAAGATAATATGTATCTATGTCTCGGCTGCCGAGCGTGTGAGACCGCTTGTCCGGCAGGTGTGCCGTATGGCAGTCTGGTCGAGACGGCACGCGAGGTTGTCGAGACCCGCAAGAAGGAAGAGAAGAAGGCGCCATGGATTCGTGATGTGATCTTCAATAAGGTCTTTCCGTATCCGGAGCGTATCGATAAGATGGGAACAGCGCTCTGGGCCGCACAGTCGGCGGGGCTGCAGACGATGGCGCAGAAGACGGGCCTAATTAACATCCTGCCGCGTCCGATGGCGGAAATGCAGCGTGCCGTAGACAAGATCGCCTCGCCTGCCGAACGCAAAAAGCGCGAAAAGGTAATGCAGCCGCAAGACGGGACAGCCACACTCAAAATCGGGATGTTCAAAGGCTGCATTATGGATGTGATGTTCTACGAAACGAATCAGGCGACAGCTCGCGTGCTGGCCAAGGCTGGCTGTGAAGTCGTATTTGTCGAGGATCAAGCCTGCTGCGGCGCACTTCATGCCCATGCCGGGGAGAAGGATGGTGCGGTGGAGCTTGCGAAGCGCAACATCGAGGCGTTTGAAAAAGCGGGCGTGGATTTCATCGTCAACAATGCCGGCGGCTGCGGTGCCGCGCTTAAGGAATACCACCATTGGTTCCATGATGATCCGGAATGGAAGGAGCGGGCGATGGCTTTTGTAGCGAAAAGCCGAGACGCCAACGAACTGCTCGCAGAATTGCCTGAGATCACTTTTACCAAAGAGATGAATATGCGCGTTACGTATCAGGATTCCTGCCATTTGGCACACGGACAGGGCATTCGCAATCAGCCGCGCCAGCTCATCCGCCGCATTCCGGGTATCGAATACATTGAGATGATCGATGCGGACAGCTGCTGCGGTTCGGCAGGCATCTACAACATTACGAACTTTGATATGTCGATGCGCATTCTCGATGGCAAGATGAAAAACGTCGAGCAAACCCAGGCACACCTGATCGTCACCTCCAACCCAGGCTGCCTGCTTCAGATGAAGCAGGGAATCATCCGGGCCGGTATGCAGGATCAGATGGAAGCTGTGCATATCATGGACCTTCTCGATCGCGCACTGTAG
- a CDS encoding helix-turn-helix domain-containing protein — protein sequence MQRRKWLVEIRESKGYTQEQVAAGADIKRAYYTQIENGVRTPSVPVAQKIAGILQFEWTFFFDER from the coding sequence GTGCAGCGAAGAAAATGGCTCGTAGAAATAAGAGAAAGCAAAGGGTATACACAGGAACAGGTTGCAGCGGGAGCCGATATCAAGCGAGCATACTATACACAGATTGAAAACGGCGTGCGGACACCAAGCGTACCGGTAGCGCAGAAAATAGCTGGGATACTTCAGTTTGAATGGACATTCTTTTTTGATGAGCGGTAA
- a CDS encoding FAD-binding oxidoreductase, translated as MVEQRIKSELRSIVGKDYFLDSPNELYVYSYDATPLYQAMPDAVMIPASVEEVAAIMKAANQHRIPIVSRGSGTNLCGGTVPVEGGIVLNMNRLNAFKEVDQENLTATFGPGVITADVHKAVEAVGLFYPPDPGSMKISTMGGNVAECAGGMRGLKYGVTKDYIMGLEAVLPGGEVLRVGGKNAKDVAGYDVTKLLVGSEGTLAVITEITAKLVPLPAAKQTMVAYYNDLTSAARTVQRIIAAKIIPATLEFLDQATMVVVEDFAKIGLPLDMKAMLIIEQDGSEWQVEHDMARIADICRAEGATEVHTAQTAEEGASLMAARRSALSALARVKPTTILEDATVPRANLAEMVDQVEIISQKYGLQICTFGHAGDGNLHPTCLTDERDQEEIHRVEQAFEEIFHAAIKLGGTITGEHGVGLAKAGYLDLKVGPVGMDLMKRIKEAFDPHGIMNPGKIFAKNARRRVVVQSNGCGCKHEHTHN; from the coding sequence ATTGTGGAGCAACGTATTAAAAGTGAACTGCGCAGCATTGTCGGCAAGGATTATTTTCTGGATTCGCCGAATGAGCTGTATGTATATTCGTATGACGCGACGCCGCTGTATCAAGCCATGCCGGATGCGGTAATGATTCCGGCCAGCGTAGAAGAAGTAGCTGCGATTATGAAGGCCGCCAATCAGCACCGGATTCCGATTGTATCCCGTGGTTCGGGAACGAATCTGTGTGGGGGAACCGTTCCGGTTGAGGGCGGTATTGTATTGAATATGAATCGCTTGAATGCATTTAAAGAGGTTGATCAAGAGAATCTGACCGCGACATTCGGTCCCGGCGTCATTACGGCCGATGTACACAAAGCAGTGGAAGCTGTCGGTCTCTTCTATCCACCGGACCCTGGCAGCATGAAAATCTCTACGATGGGCGGCAATGTAGCCGAATGTGCCGGGGGCATGCGCGGATTGAAATACGGGGTGACCAAAGATTATATCATGGGCTTAGAGGCGGTGCTTCCGGGTGGAGAGGTGCTGCGTGTAGGCGGCAAAAATGCGAAAGACGTAGCTGGCTATGATGTAACGAAGCTGCTCGTCGGCTCGGAAGGCACCCTTGCGGTTATTACAGAGATTACGGCGAAGCTTGTGCCGCTTCCGGCAGCAAAGCAGACAATGGTAGCCTACTACAATGATCTGACCTCAGCGGCCCGCACCGTGCAGCGTATTATCGCCGCCAAGATTATTCCGGCGACGCTTGAATTCCTTGATCAAGCCACAATGGTTGTCGTCGAGGATTTTGCTAAGATCGGTCTGCCGCTGGATATGAAGGCGATGTTGATTATTGAACAGGATGGCTCCGAGTGGCAGGTGGAGCATGATATGGCTCGGATTGCCGATATTTGCCGAGCAGAAGGGGCAACTGAAGTGCATACCGCTCAGACGGCTGAGGAGGGTGCGAGCTTGATGGCAGCACGGCGCTCCGCATTGTCAGCGCTTGCACGCGTGAAGCCGACGACCATTCTAGAGGATGCGACCGTTCCACGGGCCAACTTGGCTGAGATGGTGGACCAGGTTGAGATCATCAGCCAAAAATACGGCCTGCAAATCTGCACATTCGGACATGCTGGGGATGGGAACCTGCATCCGACCTGCCTGACGGATGAGCGGGATCAGGAAGAAATTCACCGCGTTGAACAAGCATTTGAAGAGATTTTCCATGCCGCAATTAAGCTTGGCGGTACCATTACGGGCGAGCATGGCGTCGGCTTGGCAAAGGCCGGATACCTCGATCTTAAGGTAGGTCCGGTTGGCATGGATTTAATGAAGCGGATTAAAGAAGCGTTCGATCCGCACGGCATTATGAATCCGGGTAAAATTTTTGCGAAAAACGCAAGAAGAAGGGTGGTTGTACAAAGCAATGGGTGCGGATGCAAACATGAACACACTCACAACTAA
- a CDS encoding ATP-binding protein produces MKESVCKEEIAREVPPLLGNIAMKLAHEVRNPLTTVRGYLQYFLETDGAEQDKAEIVLNVLLPELDRADKFIHDFLLFSRPFTPRKQYTYMNHLIHEFCRHTVTQQLTLRDTNVILDLSPDANKLPLHVDTEQIMRVMFSLFSNAMESSDNKTISITIQTKTSSETVSVCFIDDGRGMDGYALSQAFNPFFSAKKVGMGLGLPVSQKIIAMHGGTMNIRSRKGQGTAVMFTLPHG; encoded by the coding sequence ATGAAGGAATCCGTATGTAAGGAAGAAATAGCGAGGGAAGTTCCACCCTTGCTCGGAAACATTGCCATGAAGCTGGCTCATGAAGTAAGGAATCCTTTGACAACCGTTCGTGGATATCTGCAGTACTTTCTTGAGACTGATGGAGCAGAGCAAGACAAAGCAGAGATCGTCTTGAATGTTTTACTGCCGGAACTTGACCGGGCGGATAAGTTTATTCATGATTTCTTGCTTTTTTCAAGACCCTTTACCCCTCGAAAGCAATATACATATATGAATCATCTCATACACGAATTTTGTCGTCATACAGTAACACAACAACTTACCTTAAGGGATACGAATGTGATTCTTGACCTCTCTCCTGATGCAAATAAACTTCCGCTCCATGTCGATACGGAACAAATCATGCGCGTTATGTTCTCTCTTTTTAGCAACGCTATGGAATCTAGCGATAATAAAACCATATCCATCACCATTCAAACAAAGACCAGCAGTGAGACGGTATCCGTATGCTTTATTGATGATGGAAGAGGAATGGATGGCTATGCGCTTTCGCAAGCGTTTAATCCGTTCTTTTCCGCAAAAAAAGTAGGGATGGGCTTAGGGCTGCCCGTCTCCCAAAAAATCATTGCCATGCATGGCGGAACGATGAACATCCGCAGCCGCAAAGGCCAAGGGACCGCGGTCATGTTTACTCTACCGCATGGTTAA